A section of the Engystomops pustulosus chromosome 3, aEngPut4.maternal, whole genome shotgun sequence genome encodes:
- the LOC140122064 gene encoding uncharacterized protein has translation MATIYKRQSKEALVHLCEQRGIDPADKSKELLVCALMEQDAEQGSGTAQGSQDMDINPGRVSPEATHSRSPQEGMDVSLQMALQQLGECDPSLRLQLILQFNQAAAAREERAAREKERAAAEREERAAAEREERAAAEREERAAAERQADREFRLEMARIERGINSVQPQSQDVDPKRPRQERFPVLDKDGDLDIFLRSFEKTCRQYHLPREQWAQYLSPGLRGKALEVFADLPLELDEDYDAIKAALIKKYNLTPEVYRKKFRSVKREITASYADTVGNLRTTFLQWTRGLSVNSREDLEDLMIKDQFLHICPVDVRQFVCDREPKTADEAAQIADSYTANRMPEAKRETSPQRSTSWKEKQARTTSQPSVSKVGEIITQRESINQGDMRKCFNCNKVGHLRSACPERGATVYSTVPVVMLLSGDMEKLQHHMQTVIVGDRVTQGLRDSGASYSLVRPEIINPKDIIPEKTLPVKGITGCHPGVPVAKVFMDWGSGRGIRQVGVSQELPVDVLLGNDLGKMTTVYVPDVQQSYEKMGRSPRGLVWEGGQYSKSKATPAPEPEVSQYEEATGEGVVNRPPEITLHSADMVKGVRGCQDGVSESAPQSSKVLSVDLVEAITQGEVLEQTRGVKMSKAQSMSHKDASTQTGEMQCVYEPQTVCTLEPVLREETGVHSEVGFPVMSVASAVL, from the coding sequence atggcaaccatctacaagagacagagcaaggaggctctagtccacctctgtgagcagagaggtatcgacccggctgacaagtccaaagagctgctggtttgtgctttgatggagcaagatgcagagcaaggatctggcacggctcaagggagtcaagatatggacattaatcctggaagagtttcccctgaggctacccacagcaggagccctcaggaaggcatggatgtgtctctacaaatggccctacagcagctaggtgaatgtgaccctagcctgcgcctgcagcttatccttcaatttaatcaggcggccgcagcgcgagaggagagagcagcgcgagagaaggagagagcagcagcagagagagaggagagagcagccgcagagagagaggagagagcagccgcagagagagaggagagagcagccgcagagcgccaggctgatagagaattcaggctggaaatggcgcgtattgaaaggggtatcaattctgtgcaaccccaatcccaagatgtagaccccaaaagacctcgtcaagaacgttttccagtactggacaaggatggggacttggacatttttctgcgatcttttgagaagacctgcagacaataccatctgccccgtgagcagtgggcacagtatttgagcccagggctaagaggcaaagccctggaagtatttgctgaccttcctcttgagcttgatgaggactatgatgctataaaagctgctttgattaaaaagtacaacttaactccagaggtgtatcGCAAGAAATTCCGGAGTGTAAAGCGAGAAATAACTGCgagctacgctgatacagtaggcaacttacggactacctttctacagtggacccgaggactctctgtcaacagccgtgaggacctggaggatctcatgataaaagatcagtttctgcacatttgtcctgtggatgtacgacagtttgtttgtgacagggagcctaaaactgcggatgaagctgcgcagattgcagactcctatactgccaaccggatgcctgaagccaagagggaaacttccccccaaaggtccaccagctggaaggaaaaacaagccaggacaacatcacagccttctgtctccaaagtgggtgagaTCATTACACAgagggagtctataaatcagggggatatgcgcaaatgttttaattgtaacaaagtgggtcatctgaggtctgcgtgcccagagagaggggcaactgtctactctacagtaccagtagtcatgctgctttctggtgatatggaGAAATTACAGCACCACATGCAGACGGTGATAGTGggtgatagagtcacccagggattaagagactcaggggcaAGTTATTCTCTTGTTCGCCCTGAGATTATAAACCCTaaggacatcattccagaaaagactttgcctgtgaaggggataactgggtgccatccaggagtgcccgtcgccaaggtttttatggactggggttctggtagaggtatcagacaagtgggagtgtcacaagaattgcctgtggatgtattgttgggaaatgatttgggaaaaatgacaactgtgtatgtgcctgatgtacaacaatcatatgagaaaatgggcagaagcccaaggggactggtctgggaaggaggacagtatagcaagagcaaggctacgcctgctccagaaccagaggtgtcccagtatgaggaagctacgggggagggggtggtgaacaggcccccagagataaccctgcattcagcagatatggtgaagggtgtgagaggctgccaagatggagtctctgaatctgcacctcaaagctctaaggtcctgagtgtggatctggtggaggccattactcaaggagaggtcctagagcagacaagaggtgtcaagatgagtaaggctcagagcatgagccacaaagatgcctctactcagactggggagatgcagtgtgtctatgagccacagacagtgtgtacactagaaccagtgctgagagaggagactggggtccacagtgaggtcgggttcccagtgatgagtgttgccagtgcagttttgtga